The Vicia villosa cultivar HV-30 ecotype Madison, WI linkage group LG1, Vvil1.0, whole genome shotgun sequence genome includes a region encoding these proteins:
- the LOC131625875 gene encoding outer envelope pore protein 37, chloroplastic: MDSGTGNPNYSPEFDPQPLPSTNPIHSRPILSFPKRPALRITTEFDSESTVFFHKISCKFLDSLAKLKLAFHNNSKGEIADPQISFVSKYLSLHYDLEDHSALVKSSVDVGPKLKLIGTHDVKAQQGEVTMVANLDNPGYALQLSTPLPSTTLLPKATFKFPQGEISLQEKNDDHDDEEQLKNTLSLSGTLKGQFFKGLCTAQYKDEEFKLRYRYKDDEMSFLPILSLPSNDLSFAFKRRFGPSDKLSYWYNCDSNYWSAVYKHTYGEDFKFKAGYDSEVRLGWASLWVGDEGGKAKTAPMKMKVQFMLQVPQDDIKSSVLMFRVKKRWDI; this comes from the exons ATGGATTCTGGTACCGGGAACCCTAATTACTCTCCGGAATTTGATCCTCAGCCTCTTCCGTCAACCAATCCTATCCACAGCCGACCCATCCTGTCGTTTCCGAAGAGGCCTGCCCTCAGAATTACCACTGAGTTTGATAGTGAAAGCACCGTTTTCTTCCACAAAATTTCTTGTAAGTTTTTGGACAGCCTTGCCAAGTTGAAGTTAGCTTTCCATAATAACAGTAAAGGAGAGATTGCTGACCCTCAGATCAGCTTCGTATCCAAGTATCTTAGTCTTCACTACGACCTTGAAGATCACAGTGCTCTCGTTAAGAGTTCCGTTGACGTTGGTCCCAAATTGAAACTCATTGGTACTCACGATGTCAAG GCTCAACAAGGAGAGGTTACAATGGTTGCAAACCTTGATAACCCTGGCTATGCACTTCAACTATCAACACCACTTCCATCCACTACATTATTG CCCAAAGCAACCTTCAAATTTCCTCAAGGTGAAATTTCTTTACAAGAGAAAAATGATGACCACGACGACGAGGAACAACTCAAAAATACCTTGTCACTCAGTGGGACTCTTAAAGGTCAATTTTTTAAGGGTCTCTGCACTGCCCAATACAAGGATGAAGAATTCAAGTTAAGATATCGCTACAAG GACGATGAAATGTCATTTCTTCCAATACTTTCTCTTCCTTCCAATGATTTGTCATTTGCCTTCAAGCGTAGGTTTGGTCCTTCTGACAAGTTAAG TTACTGGTACAATTGTGATTCCAACTATTGGAGTGCTGTCTACAAGCATACTTACGGTGAAGATTTCAAGTTTAAAGCTGGTTATGATTCAGAGGTTCGCCTTGGCTGGGCTTCCCTTTGG GTTGGAGATGAAGGCGGGAAAGCAAAAACAGCTCCGATGAAGATGAAAGTTCAATTCATGCTTCAAGTGCCACAAGATGATATAAAATCTTCAGTATTAATGTTTCGGGTTAAGAAGAGATGGGACATTTAA